In Clostridia bacterium, the genomic stretch AGGGCTCCGGCCCGGCCGTCTGGTCTTGGCCTTTCTGTGGTGGAACTTCTGGAGCGGAAGGGGAACCGCCTCCTGGTTAAGGGTCTGGACGCCATTGACGGCACGCCGGTTCTGGACGTCCGCCCCTATATGCCTCAGTTTGATGCTTTTCCGGATGCGAAAACCCCCCGGTTTCGCCACCGGGACAGTGAGGAGGGGAAGGAGGCAGCGCACAGGCGTGAAATTGAGTAAGGCTATTTATTCTTTCTTGGCTAGCCGATTAACCCAGGGCCAGGCTAGGGCGAATCACCCGCGAATAGAAACCATAGCAGTTAACGGTGGCTTTACTGGGGTCCTCATTGATAACCAGGATGCGGGCCTGGCTATGAATATCCGAGCCGGCAATTCCCTA encodes the following:
- a CDS encoding SAM-dependent methyltransferase; amino-acid sequence: RAPARPSGLGLSVVELLERKGNRLLVKGLDAIDGTPVLDVRPYMPQFDAFPDAKTPRFRHRDSEEGKEAAHRREIE